One Salmo trutta chromosome 12, fSalTru1.1, whole genome shotgun sequence genomic region harbors:
- the LOC115203603 gene encoding cathepsin D, whose translation MKVLYLCVFAALALASDALVRIPLRKFRSIRRTLTDSGRAAEELLAGKEYTKYNNLGFPSSRNGPTPETLKNFMDAQYYGEIGLGTPAQTFTVVFDTGSSNLWVPSVHCSFTDIACLLHHKYNGAKSSTYVKNGTAFAIQYGSGSLSGYLSQDTCTIGGLSIEEQVFGEAIKQPGVAFIAAKFDGILGMAYPRISVDGVAPPFDNIMSQKKVEQNVFSFYLNRDPDSEPGGELLLGGTDPKYYSGDFQYLNVSRQAYWQVHMDGMGVGSQLSLCKGGCEAIVDTGTSLITGPTAEVKALQKAIGATPLIQGEYMVNCDKIPTMPDITFNLGGQSYSLTAEQYVLKESQAGKTFCLSGFMGLDIPAPAGPLWILGDVFIGQYYTVFDRDNNRVGFAKSK comes from the exons ATGAAGGTTTTGTACCTGTGTGTTTTCGCGGCACTTGCTTTGGCATCTGATGCACTCGTCCG aaTTCCGTTGAGGAAGTTCCGTTCCATCAGGCGTACACTGACTGACTCGGGGAGGGCAGCAGAAGAGCTGTTGGCCGGGAAGGAATACACTAAGTACAACAACCTGGGCTTCCCCTCCTCCAGAAATGGACCCACTCCAGAAACCCTCAAGAACTTTATGGAT gctCAGTACTATGGTGAGATCGGCCTGGGGACTCCCGCCCAGACATTTACTGTGGTGTTTGATACAGGCTCCTCCAACTTGTGGGTTCCTTCTGTCCACTGCTCCTTCACAGACATCGCCTGCT TGCTTCACCACAAGTATAACGGTGCCAAGTCCAGCACGTATGTAAAGAATGGAACGGCCTTCGCCATCCAGTATGGGTCTGGCAGTCTGTCTGGGTACCTCAGCCAAGACACATGCACG ATTGGAGGACTGTCCATAGAGGAGCAGGTGTTCGGTGAGGCCATCAAGCAGCCTGGTGTAGCCTTCATCGCTGCTAAGTTTGATGGCATCCTGGGCATGGCCTACCCCCGTATCTCTGTGGACGGGGTCGCCCCACCATTTGACAACATCATGAGCCAGAAGAAAGTAGAGCAGAACGTGTTCTCCTTCTACCTCAACAG GGACCCAGACTCTGAGCCCGGTGGTGAGCTCCTGCTGGGAGGAACTGACCCTAAGTACTACAGTGGAGACTTCCAATACCTCAACGTCAGCCGCCAGGCCTACTGGCAGGTCCACATGGACGG GATGGGTGTGGGGAGCCAGCTGAGTCTGTGTAAGGGAGGCTGCGAGGCCATCGTGGACACCGGCACGTCCCTCATCACCGGCCCCACGGCCGAGGTCAAGGCCCTGCAGAAGGCCATCGGAGCAACTCCACTCATCCAGGGAGAG TACATGGTGAACTGTGATAAGATTCCCACCATGCCTGACATCACATTCAACCTGGGAGGACAGTCCTACAGTCTGACTGCAGAGCAGTACGTTCTCaag GAGAGCCAGGCTGGTAAGACTTTCTGCCTGAGTGGCTTCATGGGCCTGGACATCCCCGCCCCCGCCGGGCCGCTGTGGATCCTGGGAGATGTATTCATTGGCCAATACTACACTGTGTTCGACCGTGACAACAACAGGGTGGGCTTCGCTAAGTCCAAGTAG